The following proteins are co-located in the Silene latifolia isolate original U9 population chromosome 1, ASM4854445v1, whole genome shotgun sequence genome:
- the LOC141609024 gene encoding putative boron transporter 2 — MEETFVPFRGIKNDLKGRLLCYKQDWAGGLRAGIRILAPTTYVFFASAIPVISFGEQLERNTDGTLTAVQTLASTALCGVIHSIFGGQPLLILGVAEPTVLMYTFMYNFAKDRKELGHKLFLAWTAWVCVWTALLLFMLAILGACSLINRFTRVAGELFGLLIAMLFMQQAIVGVVGEFGIPDRENPNQTALHPSWRFGNGMFALVLSFGLLLTGLQSRKARSWRYGGGCLRGFIADYGVPLMVLVWTAVSYLPVHDVPKGIPRRLFSPNPWSPGAYSNWTVVKDMLNVPPLYIVGAFIPATMIAVLYYFDHSVASQLAQQKDFNLKKPSSYHYDLLLLGFLVILCGLIGIPPSNGVIPQSPMHTKSLATLKHQLLRNKLVAAARNSIEKNSNLGQLYRNMQDAYNGMQTPLVYQIPSSIGLKELKESTVQKASSSGYIDAPVDETIFDVDKDIDDLLPIEVKEQRVSNLFQAVMVGSCVAAMPVLKKIPTAVLWGYFAFMAIESLPGNQFWERILLLFTAPSRRYKVLEDQHTTFIETVPFKTIAFFTIFQTVYLLLCFGITWIPIAGVLFPLLIMLLVPVRQYVLPRFFKLAHLQDLDAAEYEDAPAITYNLAFEDPSRQVSMTTMDSGEFLGEIMTRSRGEIRHIQSPKITSSSPASLANMTQASLPVLSPQVHSPRFTNLRNERFPRLSPKEDEIRETLSPHPRLG; from the exons ATGGAAGAAACATTCGTTCCATTTCGCGGTATTAAGAATGATCTGAAAGGAAGACTTCTTTGCTATAAGCAAGATTGGGCCGGGGGTCTTCGTGCTGGAATTAG GATTTTAGCCCCAACAACATATGTGTTTTTTGCTTCGGCAATTCCAGTTATATCTTTTGGTGAACAACTGGAAAGAAATACTG ATGGAACATTGACTGCAGTACAAACTCTTGCATCAACAGCATTATGTGGTGTTATCCACTCAATCTTTGGAGGGCAGCCATTGCTCATTTTAGGGGTGGCTGAACCAACAGTTCTTATGTATACATTCATGTACAACTTTGCGAAAGACAGGAAGGAGTTGGGGCACAAACTTTTCTTGGCATGGACAGCCTG GGTTTGTGTATGGACAGCCCTTTTGCTCTTCATGTTGGCCATTTTGGGGGCATGCTCTCTTATCAATAGGTTTACGCGCGTAGCTGGTGAGCTATTTGGCTTGCTCATTGCGATGCTTTTCATGCAGCAAGCAATTGTG GGAGTTGTGGGGGAGTTTGGGATACCAGATAGAGAAAATCCAAATCAGACTGCACTACATCCGTCTTGGCGTTTTGGCAATGGAATGTTTGCACTTGTTCTATCCTTTGGTCTTCTTCTAACTGGGTTGCAAAGCCGTAAAGCTAGATCATGGCGTTATGGTGGAG GCTGCCTGCGTGGTTTCATTGCGGATTATGGTGTTCCACTTATGGTGCTAGTGTGGACTGCTGTTTCTTACCTACCTGTCCATGACGTCCCCAAAGGGATCCCCAGGCGTCTTTTCAGTCCGAACCCGTGGTCTCCTGGTGCTTACTCAAACTGGACTGTTGTCAAG GACATGCTGAATGTACCCCCATTGTACATTGTAGGAGCTTTTATCCCAGCCACGATGATTGCAGTGCTCTATTACTTTGATCATAGTGTTGCTTCTCAGTTGGCTCAGCAAAAGGACTTTAATCTGAAGAAACCTTCCTCGTATCACTAtgatctcctcctcctcggatTCTTG GTTATATTGTGCGGTCTTATTGGCATTCCCCCCTCAAATGGGGTTATTCCTCAATCTCCCATGCATACAAAAAGTCTGGCTACTCTTAAGCATCAG CTTTTGAGGAACAAGCTTGTGGCAGCAGCAAGAAATAGCATAGAGAAGAATTCAAACTTGGGTCAGTTATACAGAAACATGCAAGATGCATACAATGGAATGCAGACACCTCTTGTCTATCAGATTCCATCTTCTATA GGACTAAAGGAGTTGAAGGAATCAACTGTTCAAAAAGCCTCCAGCAGTGGTTACATTGATGCACCGGTTGATGAAACTATTTTTGATGTTGATAAAGACATAGACGATCTCTTGCCAATTGAAGTAAAAGAACAGCGTGTGAGCAATTTGTTTCAAGCAGTAATGGTTGGTAGCTGTGTTGCAGCTATGCCTGTTCTGAAGAAAATCCCTACAGCTGTTCTTTGGGGATACTTTGCATTCATGGCAATTGAAAGCTTGCCTGGAAATCAATTTTGGGAAAGAATATTGTTGCTCTTCACTGCTCCCAGTCGAAGATACAA AGTGCTTGAAGATCAACACACAACCTTCATTGAGACAGTTCCCTTCAAGACGATTGCTTTCTTCACAATTTTCCAGACAGTGTACTTGTTGCTGTGTTTCGGGATAACGTGGATCCCAATAGCTGGAGTTCTTTTCCCTCTGCTGATCATGCTTCTAGTCCCAGTTAGACAGTATGTTTTACCTAGGTTCTTCAAATTAGCCCATCTTCAGGACTTGGATGCTGCTGAATATGAAGATGCCCCTGCAATTACTTACAATCTGGCATTTGAA GATCCAAGTCGTCAAGTATCTATGACTACTATGGACAGTGGAGAGTTCCTTGGTGAAATTATGACAAGAAGTCGGGGAGAAATTCGTCACATCCAAAGTCCGAAGATTACTAGTAGTTCTCCTGCTTCCCTGGCAAACATGACCCAAGCTTCTTTACCAGTATTGTCACCACAAGTACACAGCCCTCGCTTCACTAACCTAAGGAATGAACGATTTCCCAGATTGAGCCCAAAAGAAGACGAGATTAGAGAGACCCTCAGTCCCCATCCTCGACTTGGATGA